A stretch of the Campylobacter sp. 19-13652 genome encodes the following:
- a CDS encoding tetratricopeptide repeat protein, with translation MGCGFVAKFYQNGQGVEQNEAKKYQFHKKACDIAPNNAIDCFNAGVAYDYGKYGFKQNKKEATRYYKLACENKKEINYEACYNLGNFYYNSEGVKQDISKAKYLYSLACNYVEAACYNLIK, from the coding sequence TTGGGTTGTGGGTTTGTAGCAAAATTTTATCAAAATGGACAAGGAGTAGAGCAAAATGAAGCAAAAAAGTATCAATTTCACAAAAAAGCTTGCGATATAGCCCCGAATAATGCAATTGACTGCTTTAATGCTGGTGTCGCTTATGACTATGGAAAATATGGCTTTAAACAAAATAAAAAAGAAGCGACTAGGTATTATAAACTAGCTTGTGAGAATAAAAAAGAGATAAATTATGAAGCTTGCTATAATTTGGGAAATTTTTACTATAACAGCGAAGGAGTTAAGCAAGACATATCAAAAGCAAAATATCTATACAGCTTAGCTTGTAATTATGTAGAAGCGGCTTGTTATAATCTAATAAAATAA
- a CDS encoding YceI family protein: protein MKKIFISLALLAAGTLSAATLDAANASVKFEGYKLANKTAVPGTFKDVEFSFPTTDGSIESILKGASAKIDFNKIDTKLPVRNQNIINKLVKFMKTPQIVATFENVKGDDKAGEIDAKISLNGETKPVALKYSVENGVLKASGVINQLDFMPEAFDKFKTDKVIQGLHGKLTHPEVTIIFEAPVK, encoded by the coding sequence ATGAAAAAAATCTTTATTTCACTTGCACTTTTAGCAGCTGGTACGCTAAGCGCGGCTACACTTGATGCGGCTAATGCTAGCGTTAAATTTGAAGGATACAAGCTAGCGAATAAAACAGCTGTGCCTGGCACTTTTAAGGACGTGGAGTTTAGCTTTCCGACGACTGATGGCAGTATAGAGAGCATTTTAAAGGGTGCTAGCGCAAAGATTGATTTTAACAAAATCGACACAAAACTTCCCGTAAGAAACCAAAATATCATAAATAAGCTGGTTAAATTTATGAAAACTCCGCAGATCGTGGCTACATTTGAAAACGTAAAAGGCGATGATAAAGCAGGAGAAATCGACGCTAAAATAAGCCTAAATGGCGAGACTAAACCAGTCGCACTAAAATATAGCGTAGAAAATGGCGTACTAAAGGCTAGTGGCGTGATAAACCAGCTTGATTTTATGCCTGAAGCTTTTGATAAATTTAAAACCGACAAAGTAATCCAAGGACTTCACGGCAAACTAACCCACCCAGAAGTTACCATCATCTTTGAAGCGCCAGTAAAATAG
- a CDS encoding DctP family TRAP transporter solute-binding subunit → MRYIFMIFALLLINLQAKEYVVKFSQVTAASTPKGKAAEYFAKRVNELSGGRIKVQVYHSAQLYNDDKVFVALKLNNVQIAVPSLAKFSPIVPEFALFDLPFLFRDLSHVRAATDGEAGKQLKAMIAKKGFVPFRYWDAGLKDFSSNDVPIITPKDAVGHKFRIQSSKVLEAQIKAMGASPQILPFSEVYSALSQGVVDATENPLSNFYNSKFYEVQNRLSLTQHGYLGSLVIVSAKFWRGLPDELKRAFTQAMDEATEYERAQTDVDNERMLNELKEYAASSKKLEIYELNEQQRKQWQEAMAVVYEQFEPVIGKELIELARQAK, encoded by the coding sequence ATGAGATATATTTTTATGATTTTTGCTCTTTTGCTAATAAATTTACAAGCAAAAGAGTATGTGGTGAAATTTAGCCAAGTAACCGCCGCAAGTACGCCAAAAGGCAAGGCGGCAGAGTATTTTGCAAAGCGTGTAAACGAGCTAAGTGGTGGGAGGATAAAGGTGCAGGTGTATCACTCAGCCCAGCTTTATAATGACGATAAGGTCTTTGTCGCGCTAAAGCTAAATAACGTCCAAATAGCTGTGCCAAGCCTTGCGAAATTTAGCCCCATAGTGCCTGAGTTTGCGCTTTTTGATCTGCCGTTTTTGTTTCGAGATCTCTCTCACGTGCGTGCAGCGACTGACGGAGAGGCTGGCAAGCAGCTAAAGGCTATGATAGCCAAAAAGGGCTTTGTGCCGTTTAGGTACTGGGATGCGGGGCTTAAGGATTTTAGCTCAAATGACGTGCCTATCATAACGCCAAAGGACGCAGTGGGACATAAGTTTCGCATACAAAGCTCAAAGGTGCTTGAAGCGCAGATTAAGGCTATGGGCGCAAGCCCACAGATACTGCCGTTTTCTGAAGTTTACTCAGCACTTTCGCAAGGCGTAGTGGACGCTACGGAAAACCCACTATCAAATTTTTACAACTCCAAATTTTACGAAGTCCAAAACCGCTTAAGCCTAACTCAGCACGGATATTTAGGCTCGCTTGTGATAGTGAGTGCGAAGTTTTGGCGTGGCTTGCCTGATGAGCTAAAGCGCGCTTTTACGCAGGCGATGGACGAGGCGACGGAGTATGAGAGGGCGCAGACTGATGTGGATAATGAGCGTATGCTAAATGAGCTAAAAGAGTACGCCGCAAGCTCTAAAAAGCTTGAAATTTATGAGCTAAACGAGCAGCAGCGAAAGCAGTGGCAGGAGGCTATGGCGGTGGTTTATGAGCAGTTTGAGCCAGTTATCGGCAAGGAGCTAATAGAGCTTGCTAGGCAGGCAAAATAG
- the thyX gene encoding FAD-dependent thymidylate synthase, whose product MQVSLLTHTPLNVCSHAIRTCWQSFERGDNGGEKDIELIDRVGNKFKHASTLEHLHYSFYIQGISRACLQELARHRMASLSVKSTRYTLKELKNEPSFYGDDGDANLARAAQYIVLTGNELVDAMSVAALENLRSVLANTTTSLDIVKYCLPECYRTELTWSINARALQNFLSLRSSKSALWEIRDLAHSIYEALPEEHKFIFAQCLSENG is encoded by the coding sequence ATGCAAGTCTCACTCCTAACCCACACCCCGCTAAACGTCTGCTCTCACGCCATTCGCACCTGCTGGCAGAGCTTTGAGCGTGGCGATAATGGCGGCGAAAAAGACATAGAGCTAATCGATAGAGTGGGGAATAAATTTAAACACGCCTCCACGCTTGAGCACCTGCACTATAGCTTTTACATTCAAGGTATCAGCCGCGCTTGCTTGCAAGAACTCGCCCGCCACCGAATGGCAAGCCTAAGCGTCAAATCCACGCGCTACACGCTAAAAGAGCTAAAAAATGAGCCAAGCTTTTATGGCGATGATGGCGATGCCAACCTAGCCCGAGCCGCCCAGTATATCGTCCTAACAGGCAACGAGCTAGTTGATGCTATGAGTGTGGCTGCACTTGAAAACCTACGTAGCGTGCTGGCAAACACCACAACGAGCCTTGATATAGTCAAATACTGCCTGCCAGAGTGCTACCGCACGGAGCTAACGTGGAGCATAAACGCAAGGGCGTTGCAAAACTTTTTAAGCCTTAGAAGCTCAAAGTCAGCCCTGTGGGAGATTAGGGATCTTGCCCACTCCATTTATGAGGCTCTGCCAGAGGAGCATAAGTTTATCTTCGCCCAGTGTCTGAGTGAAAACGGCTAA
- a CDS encoding cytochrome ubiquinol oxidase subunit I — protein MAELASVDLSRLQFAITALYHFLFVPLTLGLSFIVAIMESIYVKTGSEQWLRITHFWLKLFGINFAIGVATGIIMEFEFGTNWANYSWFVGDIFGAPLAIEGLLAFFLEATFFAVMFFGWGKVSKGFHLLSSWLVAIGSNLSAMWILIANGWMQYPVGMSFNPETARMEMDSFLEVALNPVGIVKFLHTITSGYVIAALFVLGISAWYLLKKQHFEMAKKSMVVAASFGIISSGFLLLSGDESAYLVAKHQPMKLAAMEGLYRGEERQGLVAFGVLNPDKKPGDDEPVFLANIEVPYMLSLLAKRNINEFVPGIDQLVFGDKQRGIMSVGEKMLLGAQALDALREFKKAKSEGDTQAMSEAKSELETNWRYIGYGYLKNPAKAVPPVATTFYAFHIMVALGSLFVGLFFVVLYLAMANRIEKFKNILRACVACIPLGYVAAEAGWVVAEVGRQPWAVQDLLPVGVAATNLASTSVGVSIALFILLFTTLLIAEVRIMLSAIKKGF, from the coding sequence ATGGCAGAACTTGCTAGCGTGGATCTGTCGCGACTTCAGTTTGCGATTACGGCACTTTATCACTTTCTTTTCGTTCCGCTGACGCTGGGGCTTAGCTTTATCGTGGCGATTATGGAGAGCATTTATGTCAAAACTGGCTCCGAGCAGTGGCTAAGGATCACCCATTTTTGGCTTAAGCTTTTTGGGATAAATTTCGCTATCGGCGTGGCGACTGGGATTATTATGGAGTTTGAGTTTGGCACGAACTGGGCGAATTACAGCTGGTTTGTGGGCGATATTTTCGGCGCTCCGCTTGCCATTGAGGGGCTGCTTGCCTTTTTCCTTGAAGCGACGTTTTTTGCGGTGATGTTTTTTGGCTGGGGCAAGGTGAGCAAGGGCTTTCACCTGCTTTCAAGCTGGCTTGTGGCGATTGGCTCAAATTTAAGCGCGATGTGGATACTAATCGCAAACGGCTGGATGCAGTATCCTGTGGGTATGAGCTTTAACCCAGAGACTGCAAGAATGGAGATGGATAGCTTTTTAGAAGTGGCACTAAATCCAGTTGGCATTGTTAAATTCCTACACACTATTACAAGCGGCTATGTTATCGCCGCACTTTTTGTCCTTGGCATTTCTGCCTGGTATCTGCTTAAAAAGCAACACTTTGAAATGGCGAAAAAATCAATGGTCGTCGCAGCTAGCTTTGGGATAATCTCAAGCGGATTTTTGCTGCTTAGCGGGGATGAGAGTGCCTATTTAGTCGCAAAGCATCAGCCTATGAAGTTAGCGGCTATGGAGGGGCTATATAGGGGCGAGGAGAGGCAGGGGCTAGTCGCCTTTGGCGTGCTAAATCCTGATAAAAAACCAGGCGATGATGAGCCTGTGTTTTTGGCAAATATCGAAGTGCCTTATATGCTAAGCCTGCTAGCAAAACGCAACATAAATGAATTTGTCCCAGGCATTGATCAGCTTGTATTTGGCGATAAGCAGCGTGGGATAATGAGCGTGGGGGAGAAAATGCTCCTAGGCGCCCAAGCCCTAGACGCTTTAAGGGAGTTTAAAAAGGCCAAAAGCGAAGGCGATACGCAGGCGATGAGCGAGGCTAAAAGCGAGCTAGAGACAAACTGGCGCTACATCGGCTACGGCTATCTGAAAAACCCAGCCAAAGCCGTCCCGCCAGTGGCTACTACGTTTTACGCTTTTCATATAATGGTCGCTCTTGGGTCGCTTTTTGTGGGGCTATTTTTTGTCGTGCTTTATCTTGCGATGGCAAACCGCATTGAGAAATTTAAAAATATCCTGCGAGCCTGCGTCGCCTGTATTCCGCTAGGATATGTCGCAGCAGAAGCTGGCTGGGTCGTGGCAGAAGTGGGTCGCCAGCCCTGGGCGGTGCAGGATCTCCTACCTGTAGGCGTAGCAGCGACAAACCTAGCTAGCACGAGCGTGGGTGTGTCGATAGCTCTTTTTATCCTGCTTTTTACCACGCTTTTAATAGCCGAAGTACGCATAATGCTAAGTGCGATAAAAAAGGGGTTTTAG
- a CDS encoding lactate/malate family dehydrogenase, which yields MRLGILGAGNVGDSVAYVALSQGLARQILINDINQTRAKSVVADVNDARGFVVGFSECVLASLEELATCDIIVISTGKIVANADRLAELEYNKAQMLATVPAIMKAGFNGKFIVISNPCDIISYLVFKLSGLPYQSVIGTGTGLDSARLSLCLADKLNLATKSVNAVVLGEHGDSQFAAFSQSFIGQQRLDEYLAQSGAKLDLDAIEDEARQRGHEICAGKGCTQYGIANTANRLIRALKDDSDEIFCVSTLMQGEYGLEGLYVSTPCKIGADGVKEKIALSLNEAERKKLAHSAQIIKAKIAQLGL from the coding sequence ATGAGACTTGGGATTTTGGGTGCTGGAAATGTCGGCGATAGCGTGGCTTACGTGGCACTTTCGCAGGGGCTAGCTAGGCAGATTTTAATAAATGACATAAACCAAACTAGAGCCAAAAGCGTAGTGGCTGATGTAAATGACGCTAGGGGCTTTGTGGTGGGCTTTAGCGAGTGCGTACTGGCTAGTTTAGAGGAGCTAGCCACCTGCGATATCATAGTCATAAGCACAGGCAAAATCGTAGCCAACGCCGACCGCCTAGCCGAGCTTGAATACAACAAAGCTCAAATGCTAGCTACCGTGCCTGCTATTATGAAAGCTGGCTTTAACGGTAAATTTATAGTCATCTCAAACCCCTGCGACATCATAAGCTACCTAGTCTTTAAGCTCTCAGGCTTGCCGTATCAAAGCGTCATCGGCACTGGCACTGGACTAGATAGCGCTAGGCTTAGTCTGTGCCTAGCCGATAAGCTAAACCTAGCGACTAAAAGCGTAAACGCAGTCGTGCTAGGCGAGCATGGAGATAGCCAGTTTGCGGCATTTTCTCAAAGCTTTATAGGGCAGCAAAGGCTAGATGAATATCTAGCCCAAAGCGGAGCGAAGCTCGATTTAGACGCCATAGAGGACGAAGCTAGGCAAAGAGGGCATGAGATCTGCGCTGGCAAAGGCTGCACCCAGTACGGCATAGCAAACACCGCAAACCGCCTAATCCGCGCCCTAAAAGACGATAGCGACGAGATTTTCTGCGTTAGCACATTAATGCAGGGCGAGTATGGCCTAGAGGGGCTTTACGTCTCCACGCCTTGCAAAATCGGCGCGGACGGCGTTAAAGAGAAAATAGCGCTAAGTCTAAACGAAGCCGAGCGCAAAAAGCTAGCGCACTCAGCGCAGATAATAAAAGCCAAAATAGCCCAGCTAGGGCTTTAA
- a CDS encoding DUF4492 domain-containing protein yields the protein MFTKIFKFYLDGFRTMSLGRRLWAIIIIKLAVILGVLKLFIYDESLNTKFKTDAQKGDFVLESLTKDR from the coding sequence ATGTTTACTAAAATTTTCAAATTTTACCTTGACGGCTTTAGAACGATGAGTCTGGGGCGGCGGCTGTGGGCGATAATCATCATAAAACTAGCCGTAATTTTGGGCGTTTTAAAGCTCTTTATCTACGACGAAAGTCTAAATACAAAATTCAAAACCGACGCACAAAAGGGCGATTTTGTGCTTGAGAGTTTAACAAAGGATAGATGA
- a CDS encoding cytochrome d ubiquinol oxidase subunit II, which yields MDLQIYWWCVLSLLGGLFVFMLFVGGGQSLLFCVGWDETAKDLIINALGRKWELSFTTLVMFGGAAFAAFPLFYASYFGGAYWLWLAILFCFIVQAVSYEYRKKKSNFLGQRTYEAFLVINGTLGTFLIGVTLSALFGGAEFSLSEMRFVSWDSPWRGLELLASPSYWLLGLALIFLSRLGGAMYFINRIDEPNLVAKCASIIRKEAALFLLFFLGFMGVFFSANGYYLDATSGEILSRPYALALSLISLPVLGVCFVLGVVGVLASVWLGARASKVAIWAYGVGCVLVGFALLAAAGLGGAAFFASTSHPASSLHIYNASSSPYTLGVMAWVSLLVPFVLAYIAYVWRALEREQVSKAELESSEHKY from the coding sequence ATGGATTTGCAAATTTATTGGTGGTGCGTACTAAGCCTGCTTGGCGGACTTTTTGTCTTTATGCTCTTTGTGGGTGGGGGTCAGAGCCTGCTTTTTTGTGTGGGGTGGGACGAGACGGCAAAGGATCTAATCATCAACGCCCTTGGGCGAAAGTGGGAGCTTAGCTTTACTACGCTTGTGATGTTTGGCGGGGCGGCGTTTGCGGCGTTTCCGCTGTTTTATGCGAGCTATTTTGGTGGGGCTTACTGGCTGTGGCTTGCTATACTTTTTTGCTTTATCGTGCAGGCTGTAAGCTACGAATACCGCAAGAAAAAGAGCAACTTTTTGGGTCAGCGCACATACGAAGCCTTTCTTGTCATTAACGGCACTCTTGGGACGTTTTTAATAGGCGTAACTCTTTCAGCGCTCTTTGGCGGAGCGGAGTTTAGCCTGAGTGAGATGAGATTTGTAAGCTGGGATAGTCCGTGGCGTGGGCTTGAGCTTTTAGCCAGTCCTAGCTACTGGCTTTTGGGGCTTGCGCTCATTTTCCTTTCACGCCTTGGTGGGGCTATGTATTTTATAAACCGCATAGATGAGCCAAATTTGGTAGCAAAATGCGCTAGCATAATCCGCAAAGAAGCAGCCCTGTTTTTGCTATTTTTCCTGGGCTTTATGGGGGTATTTTTTAGCGCAAATGGCTACTATTTAGACGCCACGAGTGGTGAAATTTTAAGCCGTCCGTATGCCTTGGCTTTAAGCTTAATAAGCCTGCCAGTCCTTGGGGTGTGCTTTGTGCTGGGCGTGGTGGGCGTGCTAGCTAGCGTGTGGCTGGGGGCTAGGGCTAGCAAAGTGGCGATATGGGCGTATGGCGTGGGCTGCGTGCTCGTTGGCTTTGCTTTATTAGCGGCGGCTGGGCTTGGTGGGGCGGCGTTTTTTGCATCCACATCTCACCCTGCTAGCTCGCTACATATCTACAACGCAAGCTCGAGCCCCTACACCCTAGGCGTGATGGCGTGGGTGAGCCTATTAGTGCCATTTGTGCTTGCTTACATCGCCTACGTCTGGCGTGCGCTTGAGCGCGAGCAGGTAAGCAAGGCCGAGCTAGAAAGCAGCGAGCATAAATACTAA
- the flgE gene encoding flagellar hook protein FlgE, with amino-acid sequence MMRSLWSGVSGLQAHQIAMDVEGNNISNVNTVGYKYNRANFADMLSQTPRVATAPQGALGGQNGMQIGLGTGINSTTRIFSQGTLQSTDKNTDMAIQGNGFFIVSPDGGKTRLYTRNGDFLRDKVGNFVNNSGYIVQGWSRDDETGEIDSTAPIRDIVIKEGLTMPARATTFLKVKGNLDSGNDIGNQSSPVYALDQFHLAYDENGNDRVYQVDPVTGAVITAPIPGTQPPQNAPVYEPGEEHVENDVNQNKFYTNAKNQQVITDRGVNMGVIFDEQGNGVSLRDGQGLWISYANAETKPMTIGSADPNTMGQLQQASTLDINLNGTRIRSVAGEVTHISDVARLINEKQSETGVQAVVSAGNQLTLINYNNSNTTAKTKNIHLQVNTNGTQGLNPAGSNSVQGITGQNIITAYQYTYSSSPIATTYQYDDSIARRFTTTEDLRAAMMEDAQKWTNYNHETYTDTNAFVASQAASAAGTTEATKNLNDGVVFTVTKDGRYQLENPKSGTDDRTINLSITGLTKEGDGANQAISENQRLKNMLSPLSGSLSPGQAIRTSGKMMMASHGSTVEIYDSLGSKHEISLQWRKVGMTTDGGTEWSLLIQVPEPAEINFSGVGPKNAVTGSMRFNADGSLASFYPAGITFTANNGSLPGQNIQLDFGMGTDFNGMTSFDKDSTTQSTSQDGYDGGILKDLKVDENGVIIGAFSNGNSYGLAQVAMATFTNNEGLEAQGDNVFKETANSGQAVIGTAGTGDRGKIAAAKLEASNVDLSRSLTELIVIQRGFQANSKTITTSDEMLNTLLQLKN; translated from the coding sequence ATGATGCGCTCACTCTGGTCTGGCGTCAGCGGACTACAAGCTCACCAAATCGCAATGGACGTAGAGGGTAATAACATCTCAAACGTCAACACCGTAGGTTATAAATACAACCGTGCGAACTTCGCTGATATGCTAAGCCAAACCCCACGCGTCGCCACAGCCCCACAAGGCGCTCTAGGCGGACAAAACGGCATGCAAATAGGTCTTGGCACAGGCATAAACTCAACCACTCGCATTTTCAGCCAAGGCACTCTGCAAAGTACCGATAAAAACACCGATATGGCGATACAGGGTAATGGATTTTTCATCGTTAGTCCAGACGGCGGCAAGACTAGGCTATACACTAGAAACGGCGACTTTTTGCGTGATAAGGTCGGAAACTTCGTAAATAACAGTGGCTACATCGTCCAAGGCTGGAGCAGGGACGATGAGACTGGCGAGATAGATAGCACCGCGCCAATTCGTGATATCGTGATAAAAGAAGGCTTAACGATGCCAGCGCGTGCGACGACATTTTTAAAAGTCAAAGGCAACCTAGACAGCGGTAATGACATCGGCAATCAATCTAGCCCAGTGTACGCGCTAGATCAGTTTCACCTAGCATATGATGAAAACGGCAACGACCGCGTCTATCAGGTAGATCCAGTAACTGGCGCAGTAATAACAGCACCCATACCAGGCACACAACCACCACAAAATGCTCCAGTCTACGAACCAGGCGAGGAGCATGTAGAAAATGACGTCAATCAAAATAAATTCTACACCAACGCCAAAAATCAGCAAGTCATAACAGACCGTGGCGTAAACATGGGCGTGATATTTGACGAGCAGGGTAATGGTGTGAGTCTACGTGACGGACAAGGTCTATGGATAAGCTACGCAAATGCCGAAACAAAGCCCATGACTATAGGCTCAGCTGATCCAAACACCATGGGGCAATTACAACAAGCCAGTACTCTAGATATAAACCTAAACGGCACTCGTATACGCTCAGTTGCTGGCGAGGTAACGCACATATCTGACGTCGCACGCCTAATAAATGAAAAACAGAGCGAAACAGGCGTACAAGCCGTAGTAAGCGCAGGTAATCAACTCACACTAATAAATTATAATAACTCAAACACCACAGCAAAGACTAAAAACATACACCTCCAAGTAAACACAAACGGTACTCAGGGGCTAAACCCAGCTGGCTCAAATAGCGTGCAGGGCATCACAGGGCAAAACATCATCACAGCCTATCAATACACCTACTCATCATCGCCAATAGCCACGACATATCAGTATGATGATAGCATAGCGCGCCGCTTTACGACGACTGAGGATTTGCGCGCTGCTATGATGGAGGACGCTCAAAAATGGACAAACTATAATCACGAAACATATACCGATACAAATGCCTTTGTGGCTTCGCAGGCAGCTTCAGCGGCTGGTACGACTGAAGCGACTAAAAATTTAAACGACGGAGTGGTCTTTACCGTTACAAAAGACGGACGCTACCAGCTAGAAAATCCAAAAAGCGGCACCGATGATAGAACTATAAATTTAAGCATCACAGGGCTTACAAAAGAGGGTGACGGCGCAAACCAAGCAATTAGCGAAAACCAGCGCCTAAAAAATATGCTAAGTCCGCTCTCTGGCTCGCTAAGCCCAGGGCAAGCTATCCGCACAAGTGGCAAGATGATGATGGCTAGCCACGGTAGCACAGTAGAGATTTATGACTCACTAGGCTCAAAACACGAGATAAGCCTGCAATGGAGAAAGGTCGGAATGACAACAGACGGCGGCACCGAGTGGAGCCTACTAATCCAAGTGCCTGAGCCTGCGGAGATAAACTTTAGCGGCGTGGGACCAAAAAACGCAGTAACTGGCTCAATGAGATTTAATGCGGACGGCTCGCTAGCTAGCTTTTATCCAGCTGGGATTACATTTACAGCTAATAACGGCTCTTTGCCAGGGCAAAACATCCAGCTTGATTTTGGCATGGGGACGGATTTTAACGGTATGACGAGCTTTGATAAAGACTCCACAACCCAAAGCACGAGCCAAGACGGCTATGACGGCGGTATATTAAAAGATCTAAAAGTCGACGAAAATGGCGTGATAATAGGCGCATTTAGTAACGGCAACAGCTACGGTCTAGCGCAGGTAGCGATGGCTACGTTTACAAATAATGAGGGGCTTGAAGCGCAGGGTGATAATGTCTTTAAAGAGACAGCAAACAGCGGTCAAGCAGTAATCGGCACAGCTGGTACAGGGGATCGTGGCAAGATAGCCGCAGCTAAGCTAGAAGCCTCTAACGTCGATTTAAGCCGCTCGCTAACTGAGCTAATCGTAATCCAAAGGGGCTTTCAAGCCAACTCTAAAACGATAACTACAAGCGATGAAATGCTAAACACCCTACTACAGCTTAAAAATTAA
- a CDS encoding CTP synthase has translation MQTKYIFVTGGVLSSLGKGIAAASIATLLKHSGLKVSILKADPYINVDPGTMSPLEHGEVFVTDDGAETDLDLGHYERFLDESLSQDNNFTTGRVYSSVIERERRGDYLGKTIQVIPHIVGEIVRRIKKAGEGKDILIVEIGGTVGDIEGLPFLEAIRALRAEVGKKRAMTVHLTLVPYIKVAGELKTKPTQHSVGELRRIGISPDMIICRSEMPLSRDLKDKIAASCGVERNCVIESLDAASIYQIPLSFLRQDILTPIADILDLGELKPDMAQWDSLVKRIISPTKETTIAFVGKYVDLKESYKSLTESIIHAGATLDSRINLKWCDSEKIDASNVDELLRDVDGVLVAGGFGERGVSGKIEAIRYARENNIPYLGICLGMQLALIEFARNVLGLEDANSVEFNKDCANPIIYLIDSFIDASGAKQLRTHQSPLGGTMRLGGYECDVKPNSLLAKTYENAKTIKERHRHRYEANPDYRASFEAAGMSVSGESNGLIEAVEIAKHPFFLGVQFHPEFTSRLTKPNPAILGFISACLDNKQC, from the coding sequence ATGCAGACAAAGTATATTTTCGTTACAGGTGGGGTGCTTAGCTCGCTTGGCAAAGGCATAGCCGCAGCTAGTATCGCCACTTTGCTTAAACACTCTGGGCTAAAGGTAAGCATACTAAAAGCTGACCCATATATCAACGTCGACCCTGGCACGATGAGCCCGCTAGAACACGGCGAAGTCTTCGTAACCGATGACGGAGCCGAGACCGACCTAGACCTAGGACACTACGAGCGATTTTTAGACGAGAGCCTAAGCCAGGATAATAACTTCACCACAGGGCGAGTTTATAGCTCGGTAATCGAGCGAGAAAGGCGGGGCGACTACCTAGGCAAAACGATACAAGTTATCCCTCACATCGTGGGCGAAATTGTCCGCCGTATTAAAAAAGCAGGCGAGGGCAAGGACATACTCATAGTCGAAATCGGCGGAACGGTGGGCGACATCGAGGGGCTGCCATTTCTTGAGGCTATACGAGCGCTTAGGGCAGAGGTAGGTAAAAAGCGCGCCATGACCGTGCATTTAACGCTCGTGCCTTACATCAAAGTCGCAGGGGAGCTAAAAACTAAGCCAACCCAGCACAGCGTGGGCGAGCTACGCCGTATCGGCATAAGCCCAGATATGATAATTTGTCGCAGCGAAATGCCGCTAAGCCGCGATTTAAAAGACAAAATCGCAGCTAGTTGTGGAGTGGAGCGAAACTGCGTGATTGAAAGCCTTGACGCTGCTAGCATATATCAAATTCCACTTTCGTTTTTGCGTCAGGATATACTCACACCTATTGCCGATATACTCGACCTTGGCGAGCTTAAGCCCGATATGGCGCAGTGGGATAGTCTAGTAAAGCGCATAATCTCTCCGACAAAGGAGACGACGATAGCCTTTGTGGGTAAATACGTGGATTTAAAAGAGAGCTATAAAAGCCTAACAGAGAGCATTATCCACGCTGGTGCGACGCTGGATAGCAGGATAAATTTAAAATGGTGCGACAGTGAGAAAATAGACGCTAGCAATGTCGATGAGCTGCTTCGTGATGTAGATGGGGTACTCGTTGCTGGTGGCTTTGGTGAGCGTGGAGTGAGTGGCAAAATAGAGGCTATCCGCTACGCTAGAGAAAATAATATCCCATATCTTGGAATTTGTCTGGGGATGCAACTAGCGCTTATTGAGTTTGCGCGCAACGTCCTAGGGCTAGAGGATGCAAATTCGGTGGAATTTAACAAAGACTGTGCAAATCCTATCATCTATCTAATCGACAGCTTTATAGACGCAAGCGGCGCAAAGCAGCTACGCACGCACCAAAGCCCGCTTGGTGGGACTATGCGCCTTGGCGGATATGAGTGCGATGTAAAGCCAAATAGCCTACTTGCTAAGACCTACGAAAATGCCAAAACCATAAAAGAACGCCACCGCCATCGATATGAGGCAAACCCAGACTATCGCGCTAGCTTCGAGGCGGCTGGCATGAGTGTAAGTGGCGAGAGCAATGGGCTAATAGAGGCAGTTGAGATAGCAAAGCACCCATTTTTCCTTGGCGTGCAGTTTCACCCTGAGTTTACCTCACGCCTAACTAAGCCAAATCCAGCGATACTGGGCTTTATCAGTGCGTGCCTTGATAACAAGCAATGTTAA